One window of the Chitinophaga niabensis genome contains the following:
- the glmM gene encoding phosphoglucosamine mutase, whose amino-acid sequence MALIKSISGIRGTIGGRPGEGLSPLDVVKFTAAYGTWLLKQNAENKKVVIGRDARISGEMVRNLVVSTLNGLGIDVVDLDLSTTPTVELAVTMENAAGGIILTASHNPREWNALKLLNAKGEFISGADGAELLDIAAKEDFVFADVSKLGTYQRNDSYLQKHVDLVVNYPLVDVPAIKAANFKIVVDAVNSTGATYIPALLKALGVEEVTVLFGEVNGKFSHNPEPLPENLTALSNEVNKSQADLGIAVDPDVDRLCFVCEDGSMFGEEYTLVAVADYVLKHRKGNTVSNMSSTQALKDITLKNGGEYHPSAVGEVNVVTKMKAVNAVIGGEGNGGIIVPDLHYGRDALIGIGLFLSHLAQSKKTIKALRNSYPDYFISKNKIELDKGIDVKVIFEKIKGKYKNQPLNTEDGLKIEFDKDWVHLRTSNTEPIIRIYAESQNETTADNIARKIMQDIKEFI is encoded by the coding sequence GTGGCACTGATTAAATCAATTTCGGGTATTCGTGGAACGATCGGCGGCAGGCCCGGGGAAGGACTTTCTCCCCTGGATGTTGTGAAATTCACCGCTGCTTATGGTACATGGCTGTTAAAACAGAACGCTGAAAACAAGAAAGTAGTGATCGGCAGAGATGCACGCATATCCGGAGAAATGGTCAGGAACCTGGTAGTATCCACATTGAACGGTTTAGGCATTGATGTGGTGGATCTGGACCTGAGCACTACGCCAACGGTAGAGCTTGCTGTTACCATGGAAAATGCAGCAGGCGGTATTATCCTTACTGCCAGCCATAATCCCCGGGAATGGAATGCACTCAAACTGCTCAATGCAAAAGGTGAGTTCATCTCCGGTGCAGATGGCGCAGAATTGTTAGACATTGCGGCGAAAGAAGATTTTGTATTTGCGGATGTATCCAAACTGGGTACTTACCAAAGGAACGATTCTTACCTGCAGAAACATGTGGACCTGGTTGTGAACTATCCCCTCGTAGATGTTCCGGCGATCAAGGCTGCTAACTTTAAAATAGTGGTAGATGCCGTAAACTCCACCGGCGCCACTTACATCCCTGCATTATTAAAAGCACTGGGCGTGGAAGAAGTAACCGTACTCTTCGGGGAAGTGAACGGTAAGTTTTCCCATAACCCTGAGCCATTACCGGAAAACCTGACGGCACTTTCCAACGAAGTGAACAAATCCCAGGCAGACCTGGGTATCGCGGTAGATCCGGATGTAGACAGGCTTTGCTTTGTTTGCGAAGATGGCAGCATGTTCGGGGAAGAATATACCCTGGTGGCTGTGGCCGATTACGTGCTGAAACACCGGAAAGGCAATACCGTATCCAATATGAGTTCTACCCAGGCGCTGAAAGATATTACCCTGAAGAACGGTGGTGAATATCATCCATCTGCTGTGGGAGAAGTGAACGTAGTGACCAAAATGAAAGCCGTAAATGCGGTGATCGGCGGAGAAGGGAATGGCGGAATTATTGTTCCGGACCTGCATTATGGCCGGGATGCCCTAATCGGTATCGGTTTATTCCTGAGCCACCTGGCACAGAGCAAAAAGACCATCAAGGCGCTCCGTAACTCCTACCCCGACTATTTCATCTCCAAAAACAAGATAGAACTGGACAAAGGGATCGATGTGAAGGTGATCTTTGAGAAGATCAAAGGCAAGTATAAGAACCAGCCCCTGAATACGGAAGATGGCCTGAAGATAGAGTTCGACAAGGATTGGGTGCATTTGCGTACATCCAACACAGAACCCATTATCCGCATCTACGCAGAAAGCCAGAACGAAACAACGGCGGACAATATTGCCCGTAAGATCATGCAGGATATCAAGGAATTCATATAA
- a CDS encoding LTA synthase family protein — translation MQTLFLFGYLVVFRAVFYFFFFSSTIKDAGIIARAWHLGLRFDMRLALILMIPVGLLAVIAKDRLFGTGLLRRINFGYLFLIYLLLSIFYVLDLGHYSYLGLRLDPSVTRFLAYGEKATNARMLWESYPVVWGLLGMVLVMILLRYGYRKIFRRYAQKEGTPVRPWGYAAYVVTLVILFGAGIYGNLAYFPLRWSQAMFTRDNAVTSLALNPVLYFVSNFTVQNDTFDDRETHKYFPLIAQYLGVEKPVPNQLNFVRTDPGDSSKPRQNVIIVMMESGGAAMTSMFNNPMKATPNLQQLADNGVLFENFYVPAMSTARSVFAITTGLPDVVRSKTASRHPGIVDQRVIMDQFAGYEKYYLLGGNTNWANIRAVFTNNVEGIEIFEEGYFKSPKADVWGVSDFDLITESDEIFKKAHDKKQPFIAFLQTADNHEPYTTTAGAGDFKKLTAKDVDMKLFKTSGFVNLDQFNALRYLDYNIGHLMKLAKASGYLDNTIFVFFGDHSAKLNPFHFMPIPEYEMSTYVDHVPCIIYNPRLLQPQRVSHAGSLLDIYPTVAKLTGIPFKNYTLGIDLMDTTRGAGRYAFIQYSKNLNWCMGMINGQYLYEIDTKTNAASLYDLKADALKDVKQQNPQQTGDLDKLTRGFYESTRYLMFNNKK, via the coding sequence ATGCAAACCTTGTTCCTTTTTGGTTACCTGGTTGTATTTAGAGCGGTCTTCTACTTTTTCTTCTTTTCAAGCACTATAAAAGATGCTGGCATTATTGCCCGGGCCTGGCATCTGGGCCTGCGGTTCGATATGCGCCTGGCACTGATCCTGATGATCCCTGTTGGCCTCTTAGCCGTGATAGCAAAGGACCGGCTCTTTGGTACCGGGCTGCTCAGGAGGATCAATTTCGGCTATTTATTTCTTATCTATTTGTTATTGTCCATATTTTACGTGCTGGACCTGGGGCATTACAGTTACCTGGGCCTGCGCCTGGATCCTTCCGTTACCCGCTTCCTGGCCTATGGAGAAAAAGCTACTAACGCCAGGATGCTGTGGGAAAGTTACCCCGTTGTGTGGGGGCTGCTGGGAATGGTCCTGGTAATGATCCTCCTCCGTTATGGCTACCGTAAGATCTTCCGCAGGTATGCACAAAAAGAAGGTACGCCGGTACGGCCATGGGGTTATGCAGCTTATGTGGTAACGCTGGTGATCCTTTTCGGAGCAGGCATTTATGGCAATTTGGCATATTTCCCTTTACGCTGGAGCCAGGCCATGTTCACAAGAGACAATGCCGTTACCAGCCTTGCCCTGAATCCCGTATTATACTTCGTTTCCAATTTCACCGTACAGAACGATACTTTCGATGACAGGGAAACCCATAAATACTTTCCCCTTATTGCGCAATATTTAGGGGTGGAAAAACCGGTACCCAATCAACTCAACTTTGTAAGAACAGATCCGGGAGATTCCTCCAAACCCAGGCAGAACGTGATCATTGTGATGATGGAATCCGGCGGGGCGGCCATGACCAGCATGTTCAACAATCCCATGAAAGCAACGCCCAACCTGCAACAACTGGCAGATAATGGGGTGTTGTTCGAAAACTTTTACGTGCCTGCCATGAGCACGGCCCGCTCCGTATTCGCCATCACTACAGGTTTGCCGGATGTGGTACGCTCCAAAACAGCCTCCCGGCATCCGGGTATTGTAGACCAGCGGGTGATAATGGACCAGTTTGCCGGATATGAAAAATATTACCTCCTGGGCGGAAACACCAACTGGGCTAATATCCGCGCGGTATTTACCAATAATGTGGAAGGGATAGAGATCTTTGAGGAAGGTTATTTCAAATCCCCCAAAGCAGATGTATGGGGTGTTTCAGACTTTGACCTGATCACGGAATCTGATGAGATCTTCAAAAAGGCGCACGACAAAAAGCAGCCCTTCATCGCTTTCCTGCAAACGGCAGATAACCATGAACCCTATACCACTACAGCAGGTGCAGGTGATTTTAAAAAACTAACGGCAAAGGATGTGGATATGAAGTTGTTCAAAACATCCGGCTTCGTAAACCTGGACCAGTTCAATGCCCTGCGTTACCTGGACTATAATATAGGTCACCTGATGAAGCTGGCAAAAGCTTCCGGTTACCTGGACAATACCATTTTTGTTTTCTTCGGAGACCACAGCGCCAAACTGAACCCTTTCCATTTTATGCCGATCCCTGAATACGAGATGTCCACCTACGTAGACCATGTACCCTGCATCATTTACAATCCCCGGCTGCTGCAACCGCAAAGGGTCAGCCATGCCGGCAGCCTGTTGGATATATACCCCACCGTGGCTAAACTTACCGGTATACCATTTAAGAACTACACCCTGGGAATAGACCTGATGGATACTACCCGTGGTGCAGGAAGGTATGCTTTCATTCAGTACTCCAAAAACCTTAACTGGTGTATGGGTATGATCAATGGGCAATACCTCTATGAGATAGATACCAAAACAAATGCTGCCAGTCTGTATGATCTGAAGGCCGATGCATTGAAGGATGTAAAGCAGCAAAACCCGCAACAAACGGGCGATCTGGATAAATTAACACGCGGGTTCTACGAAAGCACCCGATATTTGATGTTTAATAATAAGAAGTAG
- a CDS encoding class I SAM-dependent methyltransferase, whose product MEVAKQWFKDWFNSPYYHLLYSNRDEREAAAFIDKLVEYLHPAPNALMLDVACGRGRHAKYLADKGFSVTGIDLSGESIAIARKLENEHLSFFQHDMRLPFRVNYFNVVFNFFTSFGYFETRHENDNALRTLANSLRPGGRLVLDYLNSTYVENHLVHDEVIEKDQVVFDIQREVKNGKFLKQINILDKKQFQRASYTESVSAFHKKDFEEMFARQRLVITDIFGDYHFNIFDEQQSPRLIIIAQKPIS is encoded by the coding sequence ATGGAAGTAGCGAAACAATGGTTCAAAGACTGGTTTAATTCTCCTTATTATCATTTGCTATATAGCAACCGGGATGAGAGGGAGGCCGCTGCGTTTATAGACAAATTGGTGGAATACCTGCATCCTGCACCCAACGCACTGATGCTGGATGTGGCATGTGGCAGGGGCCGGCATGCCAAATACCTTGCAGATAAGGGCTTTAGTGTTACCGGCATTGATCTTTCAGGAGAAAGTATTGCCATTGCACGAAAACTGGAGAACGAGCACCTCAGCTTCTTTCAGCATGATATGCGCCTGCCTTTCCGGGTCAACTACTTTAATGTCGTGTTCAATTTCTTTACCAGCTTTGGTTACTTTGAAACCCGTCATGAAAACGATAATGCACTCCGCACACTGGCCAATTCCCTCAGACCGGGCGGCCGCCTTGTACTGGATTACCTCAACAGCACTTATGTGGAGAATCACCTGGTACATGATGAAGTGATAGAAAAAGACCAGGTGGTATTTGATATCCAGCGGGAGGTAAAGAACGGCAAGTTCCTGAAGCAGATCAATATCCTCGATAAAAAACAATTCCAGCGGGCATCCTACACAGAAAGCGTCAGCGCTTTCCACAAAAAGGATTTTGAAGAGATGTTTGCCCGGCAGCGCCTTGTTATTACAGATATTTTCGGAGATTATCATTTCAATATCTTTGACGAACAGCAATCTCCGCGGCTGATCATCATTGCTCAAAAACCAATCAGTTAA
- a CDS encoding phosphatase PAP2 family protein — MEKLLTWDLRLFFKINGQWINGFLDFLLPWMREPYLWAPLYLFLAVFIIYNYKWRGFFWMAFFIITFALTDQCSMFIKDAVDRLRPCRDPLISQYVRVLVVYCPSSGSFTSSHAANHFGLAMFSFLTLRSQIGKWAWLFFLWAAVIGYSQIYVGVHYPLDILGGALLGILAGTLSGGFFQRRIRLELEQTT; from the coding sequence ATGGAGAAACTGCTTACATGGGACCTGCGGCTTTTCTTTAAGATCAATGGTCAGTGGATCAATGGATTTCTGGACTTCCTGTTACCCTGGATGCGGGAGCCTTATTTGTGGGCGCCGCTGTATCTCTTCCTGGCAGTGTTCATCATTTATAATTATAAATGGCGCGGATTTTTCTGGATGGCTTTTTTCATCATCACCTTTGCTTTAACCGATCAGTGCAGCATGTTTATTAAGGATGCGGTGGACAGGTTACGGCCCTGCAGAGACCCGCTGATCTCGCAATATGTACGTGTATTAGTGGTGTATTGCCCCTCAAGCGGTAGCTTCACTTCCTCTCATGCCGCCAACCATTTTGGCTTAGCGATGTTTTCTTTCTTAACTTTAAGGTCGCAGATCGGCAAATGGGCCTGGTTGTTCTTCTTATGGGCAGCTGTTATTGGTTATTCCCAGATCTATGTAGGCGTTCATTATCCCCTTGATATCCTGGGAGGCGCTTTACTGGGAATACTCGCCGGCACATTGAGTGGTGGATTTTTTCAAAGAAGGATAAGACTGGAACTGGAACAAACAACATGA